A single region of the Triticum dicoccoides isolate Atlit2015 ecotype Zavitan chromosome 2B, WEW_v2.0, whole genome shotgun sequence genome encodes:
- the LOC119368090 gene encoding blue copper protein-like, translated as MAQARVALALCALLLHGVAWEARAASYTVGDSAGWDISADLQSWAAAKIFNVGDVLVFTYSKTHTLDEVDAAGYKSCSAANALLSSSDGNTTVPLTAGGDRYFICGHQMHCLGGMKLHVHVTSPAGSTPQGSPAGAGAGAPLASPGAALGPAGGTDDDAGIPRLDLGGSHRLGMVWPALATLWLCLAAALFV; from the exons ATGGCCCAAGCTCGCGTCGCCCTCGCGCTGTGCGCTCTGCTCCTCCATGGCGTCGCCTGGGAGGCGCGGGCGGCGTCGTACACCGTCGGGGACAGCGCCGGCTGGGACATCAGCGCCGACCTGCAGTCGTGGGCCGCCGCCAAAATATTCAACGTCGGCGACGTTCTAG TGTTCACGTACTCCAAGACCCACACCCTGGACGAGGTGGACGCGGCGGGGTACAAGAGCTGCAGCGCCGCCAACGCGCTGCTCTCCAGCAGCGACGGCAACACGACGGTGCCCCTGACGGCGGGCGGCGACCGGTACTTCATCTGCGGCCACCAGATGCACTGCCTGGGCGGCATGAAGCTGCACGTGCACGTCACCTCGCCAGCCGGCTCCACGCCGCAGGGAAGCCCCGCGGGAGCCGGCGCCGGCGCCCCGCTGGCGAGCCCCGGCGCCGCTCTCGGCCCGGCTGGCGGCACCGACGACGACGCCGGCATCCCCAGGCTCGACCTCGGCGGGTCGCACCGGCTGGGGATGGTGTGGCCCGCGCTGGCGACATTGTGGTTGTGCCTAGCTGCGGCTCTGTTTGTATGA